In a single window of the Rhodamnia argentea isolate NSW1041297 chromosome 2, ASM2092103v1, whole genome shotgun sequence genome:
- the LOC115734618 gene encoding transcription factor MYB80 — MGRIPCCEKDNVKRGQWTPEEDNKLASYIAQHGTRNWRLIPKNAGLQRCGKSCRLRWTNYLRPDLKHGEFSEAEEQTIMRLHAVLGNRWSIIAAQLPGRTDNDVKNYWNTKLKKKLSGMGIDPVTHKPFSHLMAEIATALPPPHVAHLAEAALGCFKDEMLHLLTKKRVDFQLHQSSAPQGASTSTSLTAKSDEKEDAVEKIRLGLSRAILEPDMLPPSKPWEPMGAPAMNFIGACSGFPPSAPEFQYGHSGFGDEGDGSPWNPSMCAGGACTAGNQRGRLDGIIEEENGEESKGEKDSGSGSSIFNPDCVLWDLPADDLMNPIM; from the exons ATGGGGCGCATTCCTTGCTGCGAGAAGGACAACGTCAAAAGAGGACAATGGACCCCTGAAGAAGACAATAAGCTCGCCTCTTACATCGCCCAACACGGAACCCGCAACTGGCGCCTCATTCCCAAAAATGCAG GCCTGCAGAGATGTGGCAAGAGCTGCAGGCTGCGGTGGACTAACTACCTCCGACCGGACTTGAAGCACGGTGAATTCTCAGAGGCAGAGGAGCAAACCATCATGAGGCTCCATGCCGTCCTTGGTAACCG GTGGTCGATAATTGCGGCTCAGTTGCCCGGTCGCACGGACAATGACGTCAAGAACTACTGGAACACGAAGCTGAAAAAGAAGCTTTCGGGAATGGGAATTGATCCGGTTACTCACAAGCCATTCTCCCACCTCATGGCTGAGATTGCTACGGCACTGCCCCCGCCGCACGTGGCTCATCTGGCAGAGGCTGCCCTCGGCTGCTTCAAGGATGAAATGCTCCACCTGCTGACCAAGAAGCGCGTCGACTTCCAGCTCCATCAATCCAGTGCGCCACAAGGGGCGAGCACATCCACTAGTCTCACCGCTAAAAGCGATGAGAAAGAGGATGCTGTGGAGAAGATCAGGCTGGGCTTATCGAGGGCCATTCTGGAGCCTGACATGCTGCCTCCAAGCAAGCCATGGGAGCCAATGGGGGCGCCTGCGATGAACTTCATAGGAGCATGCAGTGGCTTCCCTCCATCCGCCCCGGAATTCCAGTACGGCCATTCAGGGTTTGGCGACGAAGGGGACGGATCGCCTTGGAACCCAAGTATGTGCGCCGGAGGTGCGTGCACTGCAGGGAACCAACGAGGCCGGCTAGATGGAATAATCGAGGAAGAGAATGGAGAGGAGTCCAAAGGAGAGAAAGATTCAGGAAGCGGATCCAGCATATTCAACCCGGACTGTGTTTTATGGGATTTGCCCGCAGATGATCTTATGAATCCCATCATGTGA
- the LOC115735384 gene encoding chaperone protein dnaJ 11, chloroplastic-like, whose amino-acid sequence MLGLAALSPLASPRGALCIPDSRANRRAPLVSPPLAALEPRRRAAASLYDVLRVKRTASPTEIKGAYRTLAKLYHPDALSRAEARSDGRDFLEIHDAYATLSDPSARALYDLSLGSHQRRRPAGGAWCCPIRRWETDQCW is encoded by the coding sequence ATGCTTGGTCTCGCAGCCTTATCGCCCCTCGCCTCCCCCCGCGGCGCTCTCTGTATTCCCGATTCCCGGGCCAATCGCCGCGCTCCCCTCGTATCTCCGCCGCTCGCGGCGCTGGAGCCTCGGAGGCGGGCCGCGGCGAGCCTCTACGATGTCCTGCGCGTCAAGCGGACCGCGTCGCCGACCGAGATCAAGGGCGCCTACCGCACGCTCGCCAAGCTCTACCACCCGGACGCCCTGAGCCGGGCCGAGGCCAGATCGGACGGCCGGGATTTCTTGGAGATCCACGACGCGTACGCGACGCTCTCCGACCCGTCGGCGAGGGCCCTCTACGACCTCTCCCTCGGGTCTCACCAGCGGAGGCGGCCCGCGGGCGGCGCCTGGTGTTGCCCGATCCGGAGGTGGGAAACGGATCAGTGCTGGTAG
- the LOC115734601 gene encoding probable amino acid permease 7 — MAVHHSLEVADGSVDDDGHLRRTGTLWSCIAHIITAVIGSGVLSLAWSTAQLGWIAGPVCLLCFAIVTYISAFLLSDCYRTPDPVKGTRNYSYMEAVRVFLGTKRMLVCGLLQYLSLYGTDIAYVITTATSMRAIGKSNCYHREGQNARCHYGSSFYMLLFGIIQIVMSLIPDIHNMKWLSVVAAIMSFCYSSIGLGLGFAKVIENGRIAGGIAGVPAAKAEKKLWNAFEALGDIAFAYPYSLILLEIQDTLESPPPENQTMKRASMAAIFITTFFYFCCGCFGYAAFGNGTPGNLLTGIVNGEGFFEPFWLVDFANVCIIIHLVGGYQMYSQPIFAAAERWFSSTYPNSRFVNKFYTFRLPLVPAIRMNLFRLCFRTVFVISTTGIAMVFPYFNSVLGVLGAMNFWPLAIYFPVEMYFVQKKIGAWTRKWVILRIFSFVCFLATVLSFIGSFEALISAKLS, encoded by the exons ATGGCAGTCCATCACTCCCTCGAGGTCGCTGACGGTTCAGTGGACGACGATGGGCATTTGCGGAGAACCG GAACCTTATGGAGTTGCATTGCTCATATCATCACCGCGGTCATTGGCTCCGGAGTCCTGTCCCTCGCTTGGAGTACAGCACAGTTGGGGTGGATAGCTGGGCCGGTGTGCTTGCTTTGTTTCGCGATAGTCACCTACATTTCCGCTTTCCTTCTGTCCGATTGTTACCGGACACCCGACCCTGTAAAAGGGACGCGGAACTATTCTTACATGGAGGCAGTTAGAGTATTTCTTG GTACGAAAAGGATGTTGGTGTGTGGTTTGCTTCAGTATCTGAGCTTGTATGGCACAGATATAGCTTACGTTATAACTACTGCAACCAGTATGAG GGCCATTGGGAAATCGAATTGCTATCACAGAGAAGGGCAAAATGCTCGGTGTCACTATGGGAGCAGCTTCTACATGCTGCTATTTGGGATTATACAGATCGTAATGTCACTGATACCAGACATCCACAACATGAAATGGCTTTCAGTTGTCGCCGCGATCATGTCCTTTTGTTATTCTTCCATTGGACTAGGACTCGGCTTTGCAAAAGTCATAG AAAATGGAAGAATCGCCGGAGGGATTGCAGGAGTTCCGGCTGCTAAAGCTGAGAAGAAGTTATGGAATGCCTTCGAGGCGCTTGGAGATATTGCTTTTGCGTATCCATACTCACTCATTCTTCTTGAGATACAG GACACTTTGGAGTCCCCTCCACCAGAAAACCAGACGATGAAGAGGGCCTCCATGGCCGCAATCTTCATAACCACCTTCTTTTATTTCTGCTGCGGATGCTTCGGATATGCAGCCTTTGGCAATGGCACGCCGGGGAATCTCCTGACCGGGATAGTGAACGGGGAGGGATTCTTTGAGCCCTTCTGGCTGGTCGACTTTGCGAATGTGTGCATTATTATCCACTTGGTTGGAGGATACCAG ATGTACAGTCAGCCCATATTTGCAGCAGCAGAGAGATGGTTCAGCAGCACATACCCAAATAGCAGATTTGTGAACAAATTCTACACATTCAGGCTTCCCTTGGTGCCGGCTATTCGGATGAATCTTTTCAGGCTGTGCTTCCGCACGGTATTTGTCATATCCACAACTGGAATAGCCATGGTATTTCCTTACTTCAACTCGGTTCTAGGAGTGTTGGGTGCGATGAACTTCTGGCCGTTGGCGATATATTTCCCAGTGGAGATGTACTTTGTGCAAAAGAAAATCGGAGCTTGGACGAGAAAATGGGTCATCCTTAGGATATTTAGCTTCGTCTGCTTTCTTGCAACAGTTTTGAGTTTCATTGGCTCATTCGAGGCACTTATCAGTGCCAAACTAAGCTAA
- the LOC115735889 gene encoding probable galactinol--sucrose galactosyltransferase 1, with product MTVGAGISVSNGKLTVLGSCVLTDVHPNIEVAPAGGGGLASGAFIGVRSDQTGSRRVFPVGKLEGLRFLCLFRFKMWWMTQRMGNCGQDIPFETQFLVVEARDGSHFDNCGEDGSSDQTALYTVFLPILEGDFRAVLQGNERNELEICLESGDPAVTGFEGSHLVFVAAGSDPFEVITNAVKTVEKHLETFSHRERKKMPDMLNWFGWCTWDAFYTDVTADGVKQGLESLEKGGVPPRFVIIDDGWQSVGMDPVSKESKADNTANFANRLTHIKENHKFQQNGQEGSRVDDPALGLCHIVTEIKEKHALKYAFVWHAITGYWGGVRPGVDGMEHYESKMAYPVSSPGVQSNEPCDALNSIATNGLGLVNPEKVFSFYNELHSYLASAGIDGVKVDVQNILETLGAGHGGRVKLARKYHQALEASISRNFPDNSIISCMSHNTDGLYSAKRTAVIRASDDFWPRDPASHTIHIASVAYNTIFLGEFMQPDWDMFHSLHPMAEYHGAARAVGGCAIYVSDKPGQHDFNLLKKLVLPDGSILRAKLPGRPTRDCLFTDPARDGKSLLKIWNMNDFSGVMGVFNCQGAGWCKVGKKNLIHDEQPGTVTGVIRADDVDYLPKVAGANWTGNVILYSHLAGEVVYVPRNTSFPVTLQSREYEVFTVVPVKELRSGALFAPIGLIKMFNSGGAIKWLEYETESGSVSLKVRGCGVFGAYSSLRPQRVLVGSEHSEFGYEERSGLVTFALRVPEVELYQWNIVIDL from the exons ATGACGGTCGGGGCTGGGATTAGCGTGAGCAATGGGAAGTTGACGGTGCTCGGGAGCTGCGTGTTGACGGATGTGCACCCGAACATCGAGGTCGcgccggcgggcggcggcgggttGGCGAGCGGCGCGTTCATCGGCGTTAGGTCCGATCAGACCGGGAGTCGCCGCGTTTTCCCCGTCGGCAAGCTCGA GGGACTGCGCTTCCTGTGTTTGTTTCGCTTCAAAATGTGGTGGATGACGCAGAGGATGGGTAACTGTGGTCAAGACATACCTTTTGAGACTCAGTTCCTGGTCGTGGAGGCGCGAGATGGCTCTCACTTTGATAACTGTGGCGAAGATGGGTCCTCTGACCAGACGGCACTATATACTGTTTTCTTACCAATTCTCGAAGGTGATTTCAGAGCTGTTTTGCAAGGAAATGAACGTAATGAGCTGGAAATTTGTTTAGAAAGCG GTGATCCTGCGGTTACTGGATTTGAGGGAAGTCACCTGGTTTTTGTGGCGGCTGGTTCTGACCCATTTGAGGTCATCACCAATGCTGTCAA GACCGTTGAGAAACATCTAGAGACGTTTTCTCACCGCGAGAGAAAGAAG ATGCCCGATATGCTGAACTGGTTTGGCTGGTGTACCTGGGATGCTTTCTATACAGACGTCACAGCTGATGGTGTGAAACAAGGACTAGAGAG CTTGGAGAAAGGTGGAGTACCTCCCAGGTTTGTCATAATTGATGATGGATGGCAATCTGTTGGCATGGATCCCGTCAGCAAAGAATCCAAAGCAGACAACACTGCCAA TTTTGCGAACCGATTAACTCATATCAAGGAGAACCATAAGTTCCAGCAAAATGGCCAAGAGGGTAGCAGAGTAGACGATCCGGCATTGGGCCTTTGTCATATCGTCACtgaaatcaaagaaaaacatgCCTTGAA GTATGCATTTGTGTGGCACGCGATCACAGGTTACTGGGGTGGTGTTAGGCCTGGTGTTGATGGAATGGAACATTACGAGTCCAAGATGGCATACCCTGTCTCATCTCCAGGAGTTCAATCCAATGAGCCTTGTGATGCTCTCAATAGCATCGCCACTAATGGCCTTGGCCTCGTCAATCCTGAGAAAGTTTTCAGCTTTTACAACGAGCTCCACTCCTATCTTGCTTCTGCTGGTATCGATGGTGTTAAGGTCGATGTTCAGAATATCTTGGAAACTCTGGGGGCAGGCCACGGTGGAAGAGTGAAACTTGCTAGGAAATATCACCAGGCATTAGAGGCATCTATCTCTAGGAATTTTCCAGACAATAGCATCATATCTTGTATGAGTCACAACACAGATGGGTTGTACAG CGCGAAGCGGACAGCTGTTATAAGGGCTTCAGATGACTTCTGGCCTAGAGATCCAGCATCACACACAATCCATATTGCATCAGTTGCTTACAATACCATTTTCCTCGGGGAGTTCATGCAGCCTGATTGGGATATGTTTCAT AGCCTCCACCCGATGGCTGAATATCATGGTGCAGCCCGTGCAGTAGGTGGATGCGCGATTTATGTGAG TGATAAACCTGGCCAGCATGACTTCAATCTACTGAAAAAGCTTGTTCTTCCTGATGGATCAATATTGAGGGCCAAGCTACCTGGCAGACCCACCAGGGATTGTTTGTTTACTGATCCTGCAAGAGAtggaaaaag CCTTCTGAAGATATGGaacatgaatgatttttctGGTGTCATGGGAGTCTTCAACTGTCAGGGAGCTGGGTGGTGTAAGGTTGGAAAGAAGAATCTCATTCATGACGAACAACCCGGCACAGTTACTGGTGTCATAAGGGCTGACGATGTTGATTATCTGCCCAAAGTTGCTGGTGCCAACTGGACAGGCAACGTCATCCTATATTCCCATCTTGCAG GAGAGGTAGTTTATGTCCCTCGGAACACATCATTTCCAGTTACCTTACAATCCCGGGAATACGAAGTTTTCACGGTAGTCCCCGTGAAGGAACTGCGGAGCGGAGCCTTGTTTGCCCCTATAGGTCTCATCAAGATGTTCAATTCAGGAGGCGCTATCAAGTGGTTGGAATATGAGACAGAGAGCGGATCGGTGAGCTTGAAAGTCCGTGGCTGTGGAGTATTTGGTGCGTATTCTTCACTTCGACCACAAAGAGTACTAGTTGGTTCGGAACACTCGGAATTCGGATATGAAGAACGATCTGGCTTAGTCACCTTCGCTTTGCGAGTTCCAGAGGTAGAGTTATACCAATGGAACATAGTGATTGACCTATAG